In Lachancea thermotolerans CBS 6340 chromosome H complete sequence, a single genomic region encodes these proteins:
- the CHK1 gene encoding serine/threonine protein kinase CHK1 (similar to uniprot|P38147 Saccharomyces cerevisiae YBR274W CHK1 checkpoint kinase 1 homolog of the S. pombe and mammalian Chk1 checkpoint kinases Protein kinase Chk1), whose translation MSINFSQRSPLPKIKNLVLGETVGQGSFAFVKAACLESNPETVVAVKFVHLPTCVKHGLSEKDAIQEVVIQSKCSDHLNILKVIDCNVTKNFLWIAMEMAGGGDLFDKIEPDVGVDAEVAQFYFKQLISAVTYLHEKCGIAHRDIKPENILLDSDGNLKLADFGLASQFRRKDGTKRLSSDTRGSLPYMAPEILHSRNYHADLTDIWSCGVLVFVLLTGETPWEQPSRDDDQFREFSENCGNMVSGPWNKISLTQLNLVRKMLQPDPRKRVTLSELRTHVWYTSLVSFSDEGGRCNDPQLLSQKLLSKLHVSLSDDAYTQFMKDDFCLKIPTHTSTQPIQSEIADLRHDSFCASGRLATQHEFFGQPGSRQASNPDTEWTQQVHVDMATQQFQVNSIPEGAFISTSVLTKFYSHREMSSILPMLEYALRNFSIPVKTGSYETFLELRDSHKLEDVFPVTIQIKTMDRKGWFLSGNVSLSNAYGGLVLISFNRRSGDPLEWRRLFKKVSLVCRELVYVP comes from the exons ATGTCCATCAACTTCTCGCAAAGATCGCCGCTTCCAAAGATCAAGAACCTGGTTCTGGGCGAAACAGTTGGACAGGGTTCATTCGCATT CGTTAAGGCCGCCTGCCTGGAGTCAAATCCAGAAACTGTAGTAGCAGTCAAATTCGTGCATCTTCCTACTTGCGTTAAACATGGTCTGAGCGAAAAAGATGCAATACAAGAAGTTGTCATCCAATCGAAGTGCAGCGATCACTTGAACATCTTGAAGGTTATAGATTGCAATGTGACCAAAAACTTTCTCTGGATTGCCATGGAGATGGCCGGTGGAGGCGACTTGTTTGATAAGATTGAGCCAGATGTGGGCGTGGATGCTGAGGTCGCCCAATTTTATTTCAAGCAATTAATTAGCGCTGTGACCTATCTGCATGAAAAATGCGGCATCGCCCACAGGGACATTAAGCCAGAAAATATTCTGCTAGACAGTGATGGAAACTTAAAGCTTGCAGACTTCGGTCTAGCTTCCCAATTCAGGCGCAAAGACGGCACGAAGAGATTGTCGTCGGACACGCGAGGCAGTCTCCCTTATATGGCGCCAGAAATATTACATTCCCGGAACTACCATGCTGATCTTACAGATATATGGTCCTGTGGGGTACTAgtgtttgttttgttgactGGCGAAACTCCGTGGGAACAACCAAGCCGTGACGACGACCAATTTCGTgaattttcagaaaattGTGGAAACATGGTTAGCGGGCCATGGAACAAGATCAGCCTAACTCAACTAAATTTAGTCCGCAAGATGCTTCAGCCTGACCCACGAAAAAGGGTTACGTTAAGTGAACTTCGCACTCATGTGTGGTACACTAGTCTCGTATCTTTTTCTGATGAAGGCGGCCGTTGCAATGATCCACAATTGCTATctcagaagcttttgagtaAACTCCACGTTTCTTTGAGCGATGATGCATACACTCAATTTATGAAAGATgatttttgcttgaaaatccCCACTCATACGTCGACACAGCCGATTCAATCAGAGATCGCTGACTTGCGCCACGATAGTTTTTGTGCATCTGGCCGACTCGCTACTCAGCATGAGTTTTTCGGGCAGCCTGGTTCCAGACAGGCGTCGAACCCTGATACTGAATGGACACAGCAAGTTCATGTGGACATGGCCACCCAACAATTTCAGGTAAACTCAATTCCAGAAGGAGCTTTCATAAGCACATCTGTTTTGACAAAATTTTATTCACATCGAGAAATGAGTTCAATTCTTCCAATGCTGGAGTATGCCCTCCGGAACTTTAGTATTCCGGTGAAGACAGGCTCGTACgaaacttttcttgagctcagAGATTCCCACAAGCTAGAAGATGTTTTCCCAGTCACTATCCAAATTAAAACAATGGATAGGAAGGGATGGTTTCTATCCGGTAACGTGTCTCTATCTAACGCTTATGGGGGTCTCGTCCTAATTAGCTTCAATAGGAGAAGCGGGGACCCGCTGGAATGGAgaaggcttttcaagaaagtaAGCCTAGTGTGTCGAGAACTGGTTTACGTGCCATAA
- a CDS encoding UBX domain-containing protein (similar to uniprot|P38349 Saccharomyces cerevisiae YBR273C UBX7 UBX (ubiquitin regulatory X) domain-containing protein that interacts with Cdc48p), translating to MSRPELEFMSSVQQAVQLSLQEQKPLVVYCTEGNDNWLRSWFNRELRQQLVTTCIALKLTKGQPEYGYFEQIFPSVPVPSVCCIKEGKITGVVEATVVKTDGQVHRNTLLACLGHIPRNTNSESSPKQNSTLKEQAAQRAAQLHHEEVLKQRKVEKEERERIRRLVKADREELKAKNREPVAHERRALDSLHDNIKNTDHLTAKTCTLQIRLLNGHAICHQFKSNATLNSVRRWIDENRDDGDAPYVFFRSIPRESFQESDELRSLSSLQLTPRSVLILKAVENDDNNVQIIDVQGPGLLGRMFNSVTGWWNSEKANEPDSDIQQTTKPNEKSPASSKFNSPANSPYIRHQLARNPSELSLPSRPVSPNVFQFVNADDNEASDRDRKTFNGNSVKLEDKKGKEGK from the coding sequence ATGAGCAGGCCAGAGTTGGAATTTATGAGCTCTGTGCAGCAGGCAGTTCAGCTTTCGCTACAAGAACAGAAACCTTTGGTTGTATACTGTACCGAGGGGAACGACAACTGGCTCCGAAGTTGGTTCAATAGGGAGTTGAGGCAACAACTCGTTACGACGTGTATAGCTCTTAAGCTGACAAAAGGACAGCCAGAATACGGATATTTCGAGCAAATATTTCCTTCAGTTCCCGTACCAAGCGTTTGTTGTATTAAGGAAGGTAAAATTACTGGCGTTGTTGAAGCTACTGTGGTCAAGACTGATGGTCAGGTCCACAGGAATACACTGTTAGCATGTTTGGGTCATATACCCAGAAACACAAATTCGGAGTCTTCCCCTAAACAAAACTCGACCCTAAAAGAGCAGGCAGCGCAAAGGGCAGCACAGTTGCAtcatgaagaagttttgaaacagCGCaaggttgaaaaagaagagcgcGAGCGGATAAGAAGACTTGTGAAGGCCGACCgggaagagctcaaagccAAAAATCGCGAACCTGTTGCCCATGAACGCCGCGCTTTGGACAGCCTGCACGataacatcaaaaataCTGATCATTTAACCGCGAAGACGTGCACTCTGCAGATACGACTACTTAACGGGCATGCAATCTGTCACCAGTTCAAGTCCAACGCAACACTCAACTCTGTCAGGAGGTGGATCGACGAGAACAGAGACGACGGCGACGCGCCAtatgttttcttcagaagTATACCCCGTGAATCATTTCAGGAGTCAGATGAGTTGAGATCTCTAAGTTCACTACAACTAACACCACGTTCGGttttaattttgaaagcggTCGAAAATGATGATAACAACGTACAAATTATTGATGTCCAGGGTCCCGGGCTCTTGGGAAGGATGTTTAACTCCGTTACCGGTTGGTGGAATTCTGAAAAGGCTAATGAGCCTGACTCAGATATTCAGCAGACAACAAAACCCAATGAAAAATCTCcggcttcttcaaagtttaaTTCTCCCGCAAATTCCCCTTACATCAGGCATCAGCTGGCTCGAAACCCGTCTGAGTTAAGTCTTCCTTCCCGCCCAGTATCACCTAATGTTTTCCAGTTTGTAAACGCTGACGATAACGAAGCGAGTGACCGCGACCGTAAAACCTTCAACGGAAATAGCGTGAAGCtcgaagacaaaaaagggAAGGAAGGTAAGTAG